In the genome of Hymenobacter taeanensis, one region contains:
- a CDS encoding TIGR00341 family protein, with translation MRYLSFLLRFLRHRFDLLEDTADPDVIEDSVESSTSFRGTNLWVLIFAILIASVGLNVNSTAVIIGAMLISPLMGPLVTLGYSAATNNPDLLRRAVKNLGLAIIISLMTSTLYFLLTPLRGAQSELLARTEPTIWDVLIALFGGLAGAVGLTRREKSNVIPGVAIATALMPPLCTTGYGLASGHWQYALGAFYLFSINCVFITLASFLVMRFLRLPPHRFQHEHEARRVRRLMLLAAAIIAAPSVWLGYRIVQRSVYEHAAEDFVKEQLDFPGTYVVTRQIDARRRRINVLLVGPTVDSARLRAASKELAKYRLMPTTLTVRQGLQAYDSLDAQTLRQNLLEDVRARQNQSELRSEAEIAHLQQLVASAKTALPTPEAMLREVQVEHPAVRRLALGQLMRPALLRDSLPADTVLVVSVESRGPVPVPERERLVQWLRARTNRKQVELLVLPPPTIQKLLPAKLLVPDKVVMPAKK, from the coding sequence TTGCGTTACCTCAGCTTCCTGCTTCGCTTCTTACGCCACCGCTTCGATTTACTTGAAGACACCGCTGACCCAGATGTAATCGAGGATAGCGTTGAGTCAAGTACTTCTTTCCGGGGGACCAATCTTTGGGTGTTGATCTTCGCCATCCTGATTGCCTCAGTAGGCCTGAACGTAAATTCTACGGCCGTCATTATCGGGGCTATGCTGATTTCGCCGCTGATGGGTCCGCTCGTGACGTTGGGTTACAGTGCCGCTACCAACAACCCCGATCTGTTGCGGCGGGCCGTGAAGAATCTGGGTCTGGCCATCATTATCAGCCTGATGACCTCGACGCTCTACTTCCTGCTCACGCCCCTGAGAGGAGCGCAATCGGAGCTGCTGGCCCGGACTGAGCCCACCATCTGGGACGTACTCATTGCCCTGTTTGGTGGGCTGGCCGGTGCCGTAGGCCTCACGCGCCGCGAGAAAAGCAACGTTATTCCCGGCGTGGCCATTGCCACGGCCCTGATGCCGCCGCTTTGTACCACTGGGTACGGCCTGGCCTCGGGGCACTGGCAGTACGCGCTGGGAGCATTCTACCTGTTTTCTATCAACTGTGTGTTTATCACGCTGGCCTCGTTTCTGGTGATGCGCTTTCTGCGCCTGCCGCCGCACCGGTTTCAGCATGAGCATGAGGCCCGGCGCGTACGCCGCCTGATGCTTCTGGCGGCGGCCATTATTGCCGCCCCGAGTGTGTGGCTGGGCTACCGCATTGTGCAACGGTCTGTATATGAGCACGCCGCCGAGGATTTTGTGAAAGAGCAGCTGGATTTCCCCGGCACCTACGTGGTAACGCGGCAGATTGATGCCCGCCGGCGCCGGATAAACGTACTGCTGGTTGGCCCAACGGTAGATTCCGCGCGTTTGAGGGCCGCCAGCAAGGAGCTGGCCAAGTATCGGCTGATGCCCACCACGCTCACCGTACGGCAGGGCCTGCAGGCCTACGACTCACTGGATGCGCAAACGCTGCGCCAAAACCTATTGGAAGACGTGCGTGCCCGCCAGAACCAATCTGAGTTACGCTCGGAGGCCGAAATAGCGCATCTGCAGCAGCTAGTTGCTTCGGCTAAAACGGCGCTGCCCACACCCGAGGCCATGCTGCGCGAAGTGCAGGTGGAGCATCCTGCGGTGCGCCGGCTGGCACTTGGGCAGCTAATGCGCCCCGCTTTGCTGCGCGATTCCCTCCCCGCCGATACCGTGCTGGTGGTTAGCGTAGAATCGCGGGGGCCGGTGCCAGTTCCTGAACGGGAGCGGCTGGTACAGTGGCTGAGAGCCCGCACCAATCGGAAGCAAGTAGAACTGCTGGTATTGCCACCCCCAACCATCCAAAAATTGCTGCCCGCAAAACTGCTCGTTCCGGATAAAGTTGTGATGCCCGCCAAAAAGTGA
- the leuS gene encoding leucine--tRNA ligase, giving the protein MPGYHPQDIEKKWQAHWKEHNTFKADNASEKPKYYVLDMFPYPSGAGLHVGHPLGYIASDIVTRYKRLQGFNVLHPMGFDSFGLPAEQYAIQTGQHPEKTTRENIARYIEQLSSLGFSYDWSREVRTSDPSYYKWTQWIFLKLFNSWYNLDTDRAEPLKTLLDKFAENGSQGVRAAGDEEERHDFTAGQWQMMSEKQRLQAVHPYRLAYQSDTYVNWCAGLGTVLSNDEVKDGLSERGGFPVERRLMPQWNLRITAYADRLLQGLDTIDWPEAVKEMQRNWIGKSIGAEVTFSVQGHESAQIKVYTTRVDTIYGATFLVLAPEHELVAELTTPEQQESIQEYIDATKRRSERDRMADTKTVSGAFTGSYGINPFSGEPIQIWIADYVLAGYGTGAVMAVPSGDQRDYVFAKHFHLPIVQVVDQQQIEEQADPTKEGVYLHGLIEGKGYKEATQILIQELEQRGIGKGKVNFRIRDAIFGRQRYWGEPIPIYYKDGVAYGVAEADLPLVLPEIDEYKPTETGEPPLGRAKDWKYKGQYDYELSTMPGWAGSSWYFLRYMDPQNNERFVGQESEQYWQNVDLYLGGAEHATGHLLYSRFWHLFLKDLGLVTANEPFQKLINQGMILGRSNFVYRINGTNTFVTAGKKDQHETTALHVDVNIVENDVLDIEAYKKWRDEYATAEFILEDNGTYVCGVEVEKMSKSKYNVVSPDVLIDKFGADALRLYEMFLGPLEQFKPWNTNGMSGVAGFLKKLWRLYHPQDGDFAVTDEAPKPAELKALHKAIRKVDEDIEKFSFNTTVSALMITVNELTALNTHNRSILEPLVVLVSPYAPHLAEELWQKLGHEAGSISTASYPEFKEEYLVEDTVNYPVAINGKVREQLQFPATATTAEIEAAVRATDILARFAEGKEAKKIIVVPGRMVNVVV; this is encoded by the coding sequence ATGCCCGGCTACCATCCCCAGGATATCGAGAAGAAGTGGCAAGCCCACTGGAAAGAGCACAATACCTTTAAGGCCGATAACGCCTCTGAGAAGCCCAAATACTACGTGCTGGACATGTTCCCGTACCCCAGCGGTGCGGGCTTGCACGTAGGCCACCCCCTCGGCTACATTGCCTCTGATATTGTCACGCGCTACAAGCGTCTGCAGGGCTTTAACGTGCTGCACCCCATGGGTTTCGACTCGTTTGGCCTCCCCGCTGAGCAGTACGCCATCCAGACGGGCCAGCACCCTGAGAAAACCACCCGCGAGAACATTGCCCGCTACATTGAACAGCTTAGCTCCCTGGGGTTTAGCTACGACTGGAGCCGCGAAGTGCGCACCTCCGACCCCAGCTATTACAAGTGGACGCAGTGGATTTTCCTGAAGCTGTTCAATAGCTGGTATAACCTCGACACCGACCGCGCCGAGCCCCTGAAAACCCTCCTCGACAAGTTTGCCGAGAACGGCAGCCAAGGCGTGCGCGCCGCTGGCGACGAGGAAGAGCGCCACGATTTCACGGCGGGCCAGTGGCAGATGATGAGCGAGAAGCAACGCCTGCAAGCTGTGCACCCCTACCGACTGGCCTACCAGTCAGACACCTACGTGAACTGGTGCGCTGGCCTGGGTACGGTACTCTCTAATGATGAGGTGAAAGACGGTCTCTCTGAGCGCGGCGGATTTCCCGTAGAACGTCGATTAATGCCGCAGTGGAACCTGCGCATTACCGCCTACGCCGACCGTCTTCTCCAGGGCCTCGACACCATTGACTGGCCCGAGGCGGTGAAGGAAATGCAGCGCAACTGGATTGGCAAGAGCATTGGGGCTGAAGTGACCTTCTCGGTACAAGGCCACGAAAGCGCCCAGATTAAGGTGTACACCACCCGCGTTGATACCATTTATGGTGCTACGTTCCTGGTGCTGGCTCCTGAGCATGAGCTGGTGGCTGAGCTGACCACGCCCGAGCAGCAGGAATCCATTCAGGAGTACATAGACGCTACCAAGCGCCGCTCGGAGCGCGACCGGATGGCCGACACCAAAACGGTTTCGGGTGCTTTCACGGGGAGCTACGGTATCAACCCGTTCAGCGGTGAGCCCATCCAGATCTGGATTGCCGACTACGTGCTGGCGGGCTACGGCACCGGCGCCGTAATGGCCGTGCCCTCCGGCGACCAGCGCGACTACGTGTTTGCCAAGCACTTCCACCTGCCCATTGTGCAGGTAGTAGATCAGCAGCAAATCGAGGAGCAGGCCGACCCCACCAAGGAAGGCGTGTACCTGCACGGCCTCATCGAAGGCAAAGGCTACAAGGAGGCTACCCAAATCCTGATTCAGGAGCTGGAGCAGCGCGGCATCGGCAAGGGCAAAGTCAACTTCCGTATCCGCGACGCCATCTTCGGGCGCCAGCGCTACTGGGGTGAGCCCATCCCGATTTACTACAAGGATGGAGTGGCCTACGGCGTGGCCGAAGCCGACCTACCGCTGGTGCTCCCGGAAATTGATGAGTACAAACCCACCGAAACCGGCGAGCCGCCTCTGGGCCGCGCCAAAGACTGGAAGTACAAAGGCCAGTACGACTACGAGCTGAGCACGATGCCCGGCTGGGCCGGCTCCTCGTGGTACTTTCTGCGCTACATGGACCCACAGAACAACGAACGTTTCGTAGGCCAGGAATCCGAGCAATACTGGCAGAATGTAGACCTATATCTCGGTGGTGCAGAGCATGCTACGGGCCACTTGCTCTACTCCCGCTTCTGGCACCTCTTCCTTAAAGACCTAGGCTTAGTAACGGCCAATGAGCCCTTCCAAAAGCTCATCAACCAGGGCATGATCTTGGGCCGCTCGAACTTCGTGTACCGTATTAACGGCACCAATACGTTCGTGACAGCAGGCAAAAAGGACCAGCATGAAACAACTGCCTTGCATGTAGACGTCAATATTGTGGAGAATGATGTTCTCGACATTGAAGCCTACAAGAAATGGCGTGACGAGTACGCAACGGCTGAGTTCATCCTCGAAGACAACGGCACCTATGTGTGCGGCGTCGAGGTCGAGAAGATGTCAAAGTCGAAGTACAATGTGGTGAGCCCTGATGTGCTGATAGACAAGTTTGGGGCCGATGCGCTGCGCTTGTACGAGATGTTTCTGGGGCCGCTGGAGCAGTTCAAGCCCTGGAACACCAACGGCATGAGCGGCGTAGCGGGCTTCCTCAAGAAGCTCTGGCGCCTCTACCACCCCCAGGATGGCGACTTCGCCGTAACCGACGAGGCTCCCAAGCCCGCTGAGTTGAAAGCTCTGCACAAGGCTATCCGGAAGGTGGATGAGGACATCGAGAAGTTTTCGTTCAACACCACCGTCAGCGCCCTCATGATTACGGTGAACGAGCTGACGGCTCTGAACACGCACAACCGCTCCATTCTGGAGCCATTGGTGGTGCTAGTATCGCCTTACGCCCCGCACCTGGCCGAGGAGCTGTGGCAGAAGCTAGGCCACGAGGCCGGCAGCATCAGCACGGCTAGCTACCCCGAGTTTAAGGAAGAGTATCTGGTGGAAGACACCGTGAACTACCCCGTAGCCATCAACGGCAAAGTGCGCGAGCAGCTGCAGTTTCCGGCTACTGCCACAACTGCTGAAATCGAGGCCGCTGTGCGCGCCACCGACATTCTGGCCCGCTTCGCCGAAGGCAAAGAGGCCAAGAAGATCATTGTGGTACCTGGCCGCATGGTAAACGTAGTAGTGTAA
- a CDS encoding bestrophin family protein produces the protein MIIRPRYNWFRMLFVWQGSVLPQVLPRLLILFALSLGVTYFHGTIFQHRVPLTAAPFTLFGVALAIFLGFYNNVSYDRYWEGRKLWGALLNDTRSLARQALTMSGYPATSAPVTHFVRLLIAFTHTLRHQLRHTDPAADLQRLLPPEQAYTVQQAHFRPMLLLREMGRWLQEARETGHLDSNTQLAFDRNLNQLSDIVGGCERLASTPVPYTYSVLLHRTVYLYCFLLPFGLVESISWATPLIVVFIGYTFMALDAIIGEIEEPFGTEPNDLALNAMSQMIETTLLEMADQPTPTWPIARTGYVVD, from the coding sequence ATGATTATCCGACCGAGATATAACTGGTTTCGCATGCTGTTCGTGTGGCAGGGCTCTGTGCTGCCGCAGGTGTTGCCGCGTCTCCTGATTCTGTTTGCGCTGTCGTTGGGCGTAACGTACTTCCACGGCACTATTTTTCAGCACCGGGTGCCGCTTACGGCTGCGCCCTTTACGTTGTTTGGGGTGGCCCTAGCCATTTTTCTGGGTTTCTACAACAATGTGAGCTACGACCGCTACTGGGAGGGCCGCAAGCTCTGGGGCGCCTTACTCAACGACACCCGTTCCCTGGCGCGGCAGGCCCTCACTATGAGCGGCTACCCGGCTACCTCGGCGCCGGTTACGCATTTTGTGCGGCTGCTCATTGCCTTCACCCACACGTTGCGCCACCAACTCCGCCACACCGACCCTGCGGCCGATCTGCAGCGCCTGCTGCCGCCAGAACAGGCCTACACGGTGCAGCAAGCCCATTTCCGGCCGATGCTATTGCTGCGCGAAATGGGCCGCTGGCTGCAGGAAGCCCGCGAAACCGGCCACCTCGATTCCAATACTCAACTGGCCTTCGACCGTAACTTGAACCAACTCTCCGACATTGTGGGCGGATGCGAACGGCTGGCCAGCACGCCTGTGCCCTATACGTATAGCGTGCTGCTGCATCGCACCGTGTATCTCTATTGCTTCCTGCTGCCCTTCGGTCTGGTCGAAAGCATCAGCTGGGCCACACCGCTTATTGTCGTGTTTATTGGCTACACCTTTATGGCGCTGGATGCCATCATTGGAGAAATTGAAGAGCCCTTCGGTACAGAGCCCAACGATCTGGCCCTGAATGCCATGAGCCAGATGATAGAAACTACCTTACTGGAAATGGCCGACCAGCCCACTCCTACCTGGCCTATTGCACGAACCGGCTACGTGGTTGACTAA
- a CDS encoding MmcQ/YjbR family DNA-binding protein — translation MNIEDFRDYCLLKAGVTEETPFGPDTLVFKVGGKVFALTDIETFGSINLKCDPERAQELRERHEYVLPGYHMNKKHWNTVLIGTGASVGLLRELIDHSYDLVRASLPKKHREELAEAERQAE, via the coding sequence ATGAACATTGAAGACTTCCGCGATTATTGCCTGCTGAAAGCCGGCGTAACTGAAGAAACACCCTTCGGCCCCGATACATTGGTGTTCAAAGTGGGTGGTAAAGTGTTTGCTCTCACCGATATCGAAACCTTTGGCAGCATTAACCTGAAGTGTGACCCGGAGCGCGCCCAGGAACTACGTGAGCGGCACGAGTACGTGCTGCCCGGCTACCATATGAACAAGAAGCACTGGAACACGGTGCTCATCGGGACGGGTGCATCCGTAGGCCTGTTGCGCGAACTAATTGATCATTCCTATGATCTGGTGCGGGCTTCTTTGCCCAAAAAACATCGGGAGGAGTTGGCAGAAGCAGAAAGACAAGCAGAATAA
- a CDS encoding DUF6728 family protein, whose protein sequence is MRTKDLFDFGPVFGYFFRKNDPNRKTNFNLRTMHFINKLSMSMFLVGFIVLLYRWFIR, encoded by the coding sequence ATGCGCACTAAAGATCTTTTCGATTTCGGTCCGGTTTTCGGTTACTTCTTCCGTAAGAATGACCCTAATCGCAAAACTAATTTCAACCTGCGCACCATGCACTTCATCAACAAGCTCTCCATGAGCATGTTTCTGGTGGGTTTCATTGTGCTGCTCTACCGCTGGTTTATTCGCTAG